From the Chitinolyticbacter meiyuanensis genome, one window contains:
- the parC gene encoding DNA topoisomerase IV subunit A yields MSDIDDLLEPELAPATPSDGGNRRYVSAELSTSDPDDGESVQLGLYAEKSYLEYAMSVVKSRALPQVEDGQKPVQRRVLYTMHELGLAAGAKPVKSARIVGEVLGKFHPHGDQSAYDALVRIAQDFSLRYPLIDGHGNFGSRDGDGAAAMRYTEARLTPIAELLLGELDAGTTDFIPNYDGAFEEPVLLPARLPMLLLNGASGIAVGMATEIPSHNLGEVADAAVALIKNPALNVAELMQHVKGPDLPGGGQIISSARDIQSAYENGRGSLKVRARWVVEELARGQWQVVVTELPQGTSSQRVLEEVEELTNPKIKKGKKALSQEQVQTKQLILSLLDRVRDESGKDQPVRLVFEPKSSRQKPDELMTVLLAHTSLETNLPLNLVTIGRDGRPGQKSLRDVLSEWVEFRFVTVTRRTEYRLGKVNDRIHILEGRMVVFLNIDEVIRIIRESDEPKPALIARFQLSDRQAEDILEIRLRQLARLEGIKIEQELAALQTEKAELEHLLANPQAMQKLVIKEIEADKKKFADPRRTLIEEAEKAVLEVAVVDEPTTLILSEKGWIRSRQGHGIDLQNLTFKDGDALHAAIECRTIDAVALIGSDGRVYTIQASVVPGGRGDGVPVTTLVELAAKSRIIQLLTARNEEWVVIANTAGYGFACQFENLLSRQKAGKAFITVEAGESLLKLSTFVPRETSLVACLSKAGKLHLFAYGEFKQLAGGGRGVITMALDDKDQLAAITVCDGATLKLTGTGRGGKATELTLDANEMAPYVGKRARKGKPINAGLKFPGF; encoded by the coding sequence ATGTCCGATATCGACGACCTGCTCGAACCCGAACTCGCCCCTGCGACGCCCAGCGACGGCGGCAACCGCCGCTACGTCAGTGCCGAACTTTCCACCAGCGATCCCGACGATGGCGAATCGGTGCAGCTGGGCCTCTACGCCGAAAAGAGCTACCTCGAATACGCGATGAGCGTAGTGAAAAGCCGCGCGCTGCCGCAGGTCGAGGATGGCCAGAAGCCGGTGCAGCGCCGCGTGCTGTACACCATGCACGAGTTGGGACTGGCGGCTGGCGCCAAGCCGGTGAAATCGGCGCGTATCGTCGGTGAGGTGCTGGGCAAGTTCCACCCGCACGGCGACCAGTCTGCCTACGATGCACTGGTGCGGATCGCGCAGGATTTCTCGCTGCGCTACCCGCTGATCGACGGCCACGGCAATTTCGGCTCACGCGATGGCGATGGCGCCGCCGCGATGCGATATACCGAAGCACGGCTCACGCCGATCGCCGAATTGCTGCTCGGCGAACTCGATGCCGGCACCACCGATTTCATCCCCAATTACGACGGCGCCTTCGAGGAACCGGTGCTGCTGCCGGCACGGCTGCCGATGCTGCTGCTCAATGGCGCCTCCGGCATTGCCGTCGGCATGGCGACCGAGATCCCCTCGCATAACCTGGGGGAGGTTGCCGACGCCGCAGTCGCACTGATCAAGAATCCGGCGCTGAACGTAGCTGAGCTGATGCAGCACGTGAAAGGCCCGGACCTGCCCGGCGGCGGGCAGATCATCTCGTCCGCACGCGACATCCAGTCTGCATATGAAAATGGTCGCGGCAGCCTCAAGGTACGTGCACGCTGGGTCGTCGAGGAACTGGCCCGCGGCCAGTGGCAAGTGGTGGTGACCGAGTTGCCGCAGGGCACATCGTCGCAGCGCGTGCTCGAGGAAGTCGAAGAGCTGACCAATCCCAAGATCAAGAAGGGCAAGAAGGCGCTGAGCCAGGAACAGGTGCAGACCAAGCAGCTGATTCTGTCGCTGCTCGATCGGGTGCGCGACGAATCGGGCAAGGACCAACCGGTGCGACTGGTGTTCGAGCCCAAGTCGTCGCGGCAGAAGCCGGACGAGCTGATGACGGTGCTGCTAGCGCACACCTCGCTGGAAACCAATCTGCCGCTAAACCTCGTCACCATCGGCCGCGACGGCCGTCCGGGGCAGAAGTCGCTGCGCGATGTGCTGAGCGAGTGGGTGGAGTTCCGCTTCGTCACCGTTACCCGCCGTACCGAATACCGGCTGGGCAAGGTCAACGACCGCATCCATATCCTCGAAGGGCGGATGGTTGTCTTCCTCAATATCGACGAGGTGATCCGCATCATCCGCGAGAGCGATGAACCCAAGCCGGCGCTGATCGCCCGTTTCCAGCTCAGCGATCGCCAAGCCGAGGACATCCTAGAAATCCGCCTGCGTCAGCTGGCCCGGCTGGAAGGCATCAAGATCGAGCAGGAACTTGCGGCATTGCAAACCGAAAAAGCCGAGCTGGAACACCTGCTGGCCAATCCACAGGCGATGCAGAAGCTCGTGATCAAGGAAATCGAGGCGGACAAGAAGAAGTTCGCCGACCCGCGTCGTACGCTGATCGAAGAAGCCGAGAAGGCAGTGCTGGAAGTGGCCGTCGTCGACGAACCGACCACGCTGATCCTGTCGGAGAAGGGCTGGATCCGTTCGCGCCAGGGCCACGGCATCGATCTGCAAAACCTCACCTTCAAGGATGGCGATGCGCTGCACGCCGCCATCGAGTGCCGCACCATCGACGCCGTGGCATTGATCGGCTCGGACGGCCGCGTCTACACCATCCAGGCCTCGGTGGTGCCCGGCGGCCGCGGCGACGGCGTGCCAGTGACCACACTGGTCGAACTGGCAGCCAAGAGCCGCATCATCCAGCTGCTGACCGCGAGGAACGAGGAGTGGGTGGTGATTGCCAACACGGCGGGCTACGGTTTTGCCTGCCAGTTCGAGAATCTGCTGTCGCGGCAAAAGGCTGGCAAGGCCTTCATCACCGTGGAAGCGGGCGAATCCTTGCTGAAACTCTCCACCTTCGTTCCACGTGAAACATCGCTGGTTGCCTGCCTTTCCAAGGCCGGCAAGCTGCACCTGTTTGCCTATGGCGAATTCAAACAGCTGGCCGGCGGTGGCCGCGGTGTGATTACCATGGCACTGGACGACAAGGACCAGCTCGCGGCGATTACCGTATGCGACGGTGCCACGCTCAAGCTCACCGGCACCGGTCGTGGCGGCAAGGCGACCGAGCTGACGCTGGACGCGAACGAGATGGCGCCCTATGTCGGCAAGCGTGCGCGCAAAGGCAAGCCGATCAATGCCGGACTGAAGTTCCCCGGGTTCTAA
- a CDS encoding glycine-rich domain-containing protein, translating into MLLVASYYLWRALARRKQRQRVGSINGYLFPSAIRAKVQQHHAASGLDAAALLKVEAALRQFFRINGAAGKKRVAMPSQLVDDYWHEFILHTREYQRFCKGTLGRFLHHTPAGGISTQSRQQQAIQRAWVLACRDEGINPQRADRLPLLFGIDALFGIAGGYHYTLQCGERADGSSAAPFCGSDLGTSCASDASYTPSSSDSSSDYSNNNSDDGRYDSDGNDTSSSGNDSGCSSSCGSSCGGGGSD; encoded by the coding sequence TTGCTGCTGGTCGCCAGCTACTACCTGTGGCGCGCACTGGCACGACGCAAACAACGGCAGCGGGTCGGATCCATCAACGGCTATCTGTTCCCGTCTGCGATCAGGGCCAAAGTCCAGCAGCACCACGCGGCCAGCGGTCTTGACGCGGCGGCTCTACTGAAAGTCGAGGCGGCGCTACGGCAGTTCTTCCGCATCAACGGCGCCGCCGGCAAAAAGAGGGTTGCCATGCCGTCGCAACTGGTCGACGACTACTGGCACGAATTCATCCTGCATACACGCGAGTACCAGCGCTTCTGCAAGGGTACGCTGGGCCGCTTCCTGCACCACACTCCTGCGGGCGGCATATCCACCCAATCACGCCAGCAACAGGCCATTCAGCGTGCATGGGTGCTGGCCTGCCGCGACGAGGGCATCAATCCGCAACGGGCAGACCGCTTGCCCCTGCTGTTCGGTATCGATGCACTGTTTGGCATCGCCGGCGGTTATCACTACACGCTGCAATGTGGTGAGCGCGCTGATGGCAGCTCCGCTGCACCGTTCTGCGGCAGTGATTTGGGAACGAGTTGCGCCAGCGACGCATCCTACACTCCCAGCTCCAGCGACAGCAGCAGTGATTACAGCAACAATAACAGCGACGATGGCAGATACGATTCCGACGGCAACGACACCAGCAGCAGTGGCAACGATAGCGGCTGCAGCAGTAGTTGTGGCAGTAGCTGTGGTGGCGGCGGCAGTGATTGA
- a CDS encoding M15 family metallopeptidase, with protein sequence MNEALRAIWAELGIDEAVIATKQLRLYDEAEQLLEVEVADDGRIWQLTPAATAAWRAMQQAALDDGIVLRIASAYRGTQRQVELIRRKLSMGQPIDNILQVLAPPGCSEHHTGRAVDIYTPGGPVVEEAFETTAAYAWLMENAWRFGFRLSFPRDNPYGYVYEPWHWCFQPTQLA encoded by the coding sequence ATGAACGAAGCGCTACGCGCGATCTGGGCCGAGCTCGGCATCGACGAAGCAGTGATCGCGACCAAGCAACTACGTCTCTACGACGAAGCGGAACAACTACTGGAGGTCGAAGTCGCCGACGACGGCCGTATCTGGCAACTGACTCCGGCTGCCACGGCGGCCTGGCGGGCCATGCAACAAGCGGCGCTGGACGACGGCATCGTGCTGCGCATTGCCTCGGCTTATCGCGGCACCCAGCGCCAAGTGGAATTGATCCGCCGCAAGCTGAGCATGGGCCAACCGATCGACAATATCCTGCAGGTGCTGGCTCCCCCGGGCTGCAGCGAACACCACACCGGCCGTGCTGTCGACATCTACACTCCTGGCGGTCCGGTGGTCGAGGAAGCATTCGAAACCACAGCCGCCTACGCCTGGCTGATGGAGAATGCGTGGCGCTTCGGCTTTCGGCTATCGTTCCCGCGCGACAATCCCTACGGCTATGTTTACGAGCCGTGGCACTGGTGTTTCCAGCCTACCCAACTGGCGTGA
- a CDS encoding DUF1993 domain-containing protein, producing MSLSYHQLSIPSFVRMLGNLSALLDKAVAFCDERKIDESVLLSARLAPDMFPLVKQVQIATDQAKGVAVRLAGMAPLKFDDTETRIDELKVRVEQTISYLQTIPEHALDNAPNQTVVMPWMPDHPMQGDFYLQHFVIPNVYFHVSMAYAILRHNGVQIGKSDYIGQV from the coding sequence GTGAGCCTTTCCTATCACCAGCTGTCCATTCCCTCGTTCGTCCGAATGCTGGGCAATCTGTCTGCCCTGCTCGACAAGGCCGTTGCCTTCTGCGACGAGCGCAAGATCGACGAGAGCGTGCTGTTGTCCGCCCGACTGGCGCCGGACATGTTTCCGCTGGTGAAGCAGGTACAGATCGCCACCGATCAGGCCAAGGGCGTGGCAGTACGGTTGGCCGGCATGGCGCCGCTGAAGTTTGATGACACAGAAACGCGGATCGATGAACTGAAGGTGCGCGTCGAGCAGACCATCAGCTATCTGCAGACCATTCCCGAACACGCGCTGGACAATGCGCCGAACCAGACGGTGGTGATGCCGTGGATGCCGGATCATCCGATGCAGGGCGACTTCTACCTGCAGCACTTCGTGATCCCCAACGTCTACTTCCACGTCTCGATGGCCTACGCCATCCTGCGGCATAACGGCGTGCAGATCGGCAAGTCCGACTATATCGGCCAAGTTTGA
- a CDS encoding phosphotransferase-like protein: MPAVDGLMLPQVIVLNGCSSAGKTTLARALQQVLPEQYLNFSIDSVLYALPPIDLALMQRGEPIQRRGYDWQALVRGYHYAIPSLLQAGLKLIIDNAWCEAGEIRELLTELAGYSVVLVGVQCDAETAAAREARRGDRAPGLSVWELPRVHQHFCYDIEVDSRDAVDTLVAQLMVKLQSGQDWRGAHETLVRLEMAG, from the coding sequence GTGCCTGCCGTTGATGGGCTGATGCTGCCGCAGGTCATTGTCCTCAACGGCTGTAGCAGCGCGGGCAAGACCACGCTGGCCCGCGCGCTGCAGCAGGTGCTGCCGGAGCAGTACCTCAATTTCTCGATCGACAGCGTGCTGTACGCGCTGCCGCCCATCGATCTGGCGCTGATGCAGCGCGGCGAGCCAATCCAGCGGCGTGGCTATGATTGGCAGGCGCTGGTACGTGGCTATCACTACGCGATTCCATCGCTGCTGCAAGCCGGGCTCAAGCTCATCATCGATAACGCCTGGTGCGAAGCCGGCGAGATCCGCGAACTGTTGACCGAGCTCGCCGGCTACTCTGTCGTGCTGGTCGGCGTACAGTGCGACGCCGAAACGGCAGCAGCACGCGAAGCCCGACGGGGTGATCGCGCGCCTGGGCTGTCGGTGTGGGAGCTGCCGCGCGTGCACCAGCACTTCTGCTACGACATCGAGGTGGACAGCCGTGATGCCGTCGATACGCTGGTAGCCCAGCTGATGGTGAAGCTGCAGTCCGGGCAGGACTGGCGTGGCGCACACGAAACGCTGGTAAGGCTGGAGATGGCCGGCTGA
- a CDS encoding AraC family transcriptional regulator gives MNAPNPLLAPAPCPRLERAINRMVRDLAAPLTLADLAEAAHYSPWYLVRRFQAHYQTTPQAFLWRLRLEVAASLLHWAPRMPIGEVALAVGFSSAATFSRAFNRTYGFTPSAWRRGTPPAREWLKRNLGPISYQPGEAIAGTEADFQWSFTEVATRISVEDWPAKRMLTVREVGDYGRHLENLFLELERGCQIHQIPSSNERYGLIWSDPATTPAGRRRYDAAFEISPQVRVPRGMGEYRLPAGRWAVFHHSGLSDDIGPRWRDLMLTWLPQTGLVPDPSRPRLEHYFEFGRRDGRYDLCLPLMG, from the coding sequence ATGAACGCCCCGAATCCTCTCCTGGCCCCTGCGCCCTGCCCGCGGCTGGAGCGCGCGATCAATCGCATGGTGCGCGATCTGGCGGCGCCATTGACGTTAGCCGATCTCGCCGAAGCCGCCCATTATTCACCGTGGTACCTGGTGCGACGCTTCCAGGCGCACTACCAGACCACGCCACAAGCCTTTCTGTGGCGGCTGCGGCTGGAAGTTGCCGCATCGTTGCTGCATTGGGCACCGCGCATGCCGATCGGCGAGGTGGCACTGGCTGTGGGCTTCTCGTCCGCAGCCACGTTCAGCCGCGCGTTCAACCGGACTTATGGTTTCACGCCCAGCGCCTGGCGCCGTGGCACGCCGCCGGCACGGGAATGGCTGAAGCGCAATCTTGGCCCGATTTCCTATCAGCCTGGCGAGGCGATTGCCGGCACCGAGGCCGATTTCCAGTGGTCGTTCACCGAGGTTGCCACCCGGATCTCGGTCGAGGATTGGCCGGCCAAGCGCATGCTGACGGTCCGTGAAGTCGGCGACTATGGCCGGCATCTGGAAAACTTGTTCCTGGAGTTGGAACGCGGTTGCCAGATCCATCAAATCCCCAGCAGCAACGAGCGCTATGGCCTGATCTGGAGCGACCCGGCCACCACGCCAGCGGGTCGCCGCCGCTACGACGCGGCATTCGAGATCAGCCCGCAGGTACGGGTACCGCGCGGCATGGGTGAATACCGGCTGCCAGCCGGGCGCTGGGCGGTGTTCCACCACAGCGGCCTGTCCGACGACATTGGCCCGCGTTGGCGCGACCTGATGCTTACCTGGTTGCCTCAAACGGGCCTCGTGCCCGATCCGTCGCGGCCACGGCTGGAACATTACTTCGAATTCGGTCGGCGCGACGGCCGCTACGACCTGTGCCTGCCGTTGATGGGCTGA
- the thiD gene encoding bifunctional hydroxymethylpyrimidine kinase/phosphomethylpyrimidine kinase has product MRPTPPLVLVFAANDPSAGTGLAADLTTLASLGCHALPVLTALTVQDTAGLHEVQAIEADWVDEQARMVLEDMQIDAIKVGLTGSIENLTVIAEIVADYPDVPLILDPVLEHSQRDDYSTDEFTAAIRDMLLPHTLIMVTNSRKARRLGSDDAEEQDELPLDAAASRLIGCGCEYVLITGAQEQTSKVSNTLYSANGRVRSDSWDRLTGRYHGSGATLSAAIAGALASGVELPTAVRDAQEYVWQTLVNAYRPGMGQLLPDRMFWARGDEAQ; this is encoded by the coding sequence ATGCGCCCCACCCCCCCTCTTGTCCTTGTCTTCGCCGCCAACGATCCCAGTGCCGGTACCGGCCTTGCTGCCGATCTGACGACGCTGGCGTCGCTCGGCTGCCATGCGCTGCCGGTGCTGACGGCGCTCACCGTGCAAGACACGGCCGGGCTGCACGAAGTTCAGGCGATCGAGGCGGACTGGGTGGACGAGCAGGCGCGCATGGTGCTGGAAGACATGCAGATCGATGCGATCAAGGTCGGGCTCACCGGCAGCATCGAAAACCTGACCGTCATCGCCGAGATCGTCGCCGATTATCCGGACGTGCCACTGATCCTCGACCCGGTGCTTGAGCACAGCCAGCGCGATGACTACTCGACCGATGAATTCACCGCCGCCATCCGCGACATGCTGTTGCCACACACGTTGATCATGGTGACCAACAGCCGCAAGGCACGCCGACTGGGTTCGGACGACGCCGAGGAGCAGGACGAGCTGCCGCTTGATGCCGCGGCGAGCCGGCTGATCGGCTGTGGCTGTGAATACGTGCTGATCACCGGCGCGCAAGAGCAGACCAGCAAGGTGAGCAACACGCTGTACTCCGCAAATGGCCGGGTGCGTAGCGACAGCTGGGACCGTCTGACGGGCCGGTATCACGGCTCCGGCGCCACTTTGTCTGCTGCCATCGCCGGGGCGCTGGCCAGTGGGGTGGAATTGCCCACAGCCGTGCGCGATGCGCAGGAATATGTGTGGCAGACCCTGGTCAATGCCTACCGGCCCGGCATGGGCCAACTGCTGCCGGATCGCATGTTCTGGGCGCGCGGCGACGAAGCACAGTAG
- a CDS encoding rubredoxin, with translation MKKYMCLICGFIYDEAEGRPEDGIAPGTPWNDVPMNWTCPDCGARKDDFEMVEI, from the coding sequence ATGAAAAAATACATGTGCTTGATTTGCGGTTTCATTTATGACGAAGCCGAAGGCCGCCCGGAAGATGGCATCGCCCCCGGCACCCCTTGGAACGATGTGCCGATGAACTGGACCTGCCCGGATTGTGGCGCCCGTAAGGACGACTTCGAAATGGTCGAGATCTGA
- a CDS encoding M48 family metallopeptidase, translating into MKKLLIAALVAGVLTACQQVSTTNGGSVGVNRKQSMSSLLSAQQVDEMSAESYNDALNKARKAGKLNTDAKMVGRVRAIADRVVPQTAVYRPDALQWKWEVNVEQSDQLNAYCMAGGKIMFYSGIITKLKLTDDEIAQIMGHEIAHALREHARERMSSEYNKQLAFTGLSLGISILTGKNYDDYLKLANQVTDVAYSLPNSREHESEADTIGLELAARAGYNPQASVTLWQKMAAAGGGAPPEFLSTHPSSQTRIRDLQAKIPAVQPLYDAASKPTTKKPSKS; encoded by the coding sequence ATGAAAAAACTGTTGATCGCCGCCCTGGTTGCTGGTGTGTTGACGGCCTGTCAGCAGGTGAGCACCACCAACGGTGGCAGCGTGGGGGTGAATCGCAAGCAGTCGATGAGCTCGCTGCTTTCGGCGCAGCAGGTCGACGAGATGTCGGCCGAGTCGTACAACGATGCGCTGAACAAGGCGCGCAAGGCTGGCAAACTCAACACCGATGCCAAGATGGTGGGGCGTGTGCGCGCCATCGCCGACCGGGTGGTCCCGCAGACCGCAGTCTATCGCCCGGACGCACTGCAGTGGAAATGGGAAGTGAACGTCGAGCAGAGCGACCAGCTCAACGCCTATTGCATGGCCGGCGGCAAGATCATGTTCTACTCGGGCATCATCACCAAGCTCAAGCTCACCGACGACGAGATCGCCCAGATCATGGGTCACGAGATTGCGCATGCGCTGCGCGAGCACGCTCGCGAGCGGATGAGCAGCGAGTACAACAAACAGCTTGCCTTCACTGGTTTGTCGCTGGGCATTTCCATCCTCACCGGCAAGAACTACGACGACTATCTGAAGCTGGCCAACCAAGTCACCGATGTGGCCTACAGCCTGCCCAACAGCCGCGAACATGAATCCGAAGCGGACACGATTGGCCTGGAGCTCGCAGCGCGTGCCGGCTACAACCCGCAGGCGTCGGTGACGCTATGGCAGAAGATGGCTGCCGCCGGTGGCGGCGCACCACCGGAATTCCTCTCCACCCACCCGTCGAGCCAGACCCGCATTCGCGACCTGCAGGCCAAGATCCCGGCTGTACAACCGCTGTACGACGCAGCCAGCAAGCCGACCACCAAGAAGCCAAGCAAGAGCTGA
- a CDS encoding CopD family protein, producing the protein MLWIKALHIIFVISWFAGLFYLPRLFVNHAMAEDAATRARLQLMERKLLRFMTPLAVLALLFGGWTWAYYDFYAGAGWRWMHAKLLLVGMLVGYHGWCWQLYRGFAADSNRHSHVWFRWFNEFPVLVLAAVVILVVVKPF; encoded by the coding sequence ATGCTCTGGATCAAGGCGCTGCACATCATCTTCGTCATCAGCTGGTTCGCTGGCCTGTTCTACCTACCGCGGCTGTTCGTCAACCACGCAATGGCTGAAGATGCCGCCACACGAGCGCGGCTGCAGCTGATGGAGCGCAAGCTGCTGCGCTTCATGACGCCACTCGCAGTGCTTGCGCTATTGTTCGGTGGCTGGACCTGGGCCTACTACGATTTCTACGCCGGCGCCGGCTGGCGCTGGATGCACGCCAAATTGCTGCTGGTCGGCATGCTGGTCGGCTATCACGGCTGGTGCTGGCAGCTGTATCGCGGCTTCGCAGCCGACAGCAATCGCCACAGCCATGTCTGGTTCCGCTGGTTCAACGAGTTCCCGGTACTGGTGCTCGCCGCGGTCGTCATCCTGGTCGTGGTCAAGCCATTCTGA
- a CDS encoding CYTH domain-containing protein has protein sequence MSVEIERKFLVNSGAWCSEASRSIRIAQGYLCTDPERTVRVRLKGEQGFLTIKGRNDGITRAEFEYEIPLADAEALLKLCPQLLDKTRHLVEHAGHTWEVDEFHGDNAGLIVAEIELGSVDEAYARPDWLGAEVSHDPRYFNSALSTHPYTRW, from the coding sequence ATGAGCGTCGAAATCGAACGCAAATTCCTGGTCAATAGCGGCGCCTGGTGCAGTGAGGCTTCTCGCAGTATTCGTATTGCCCAAGGCTATCTATGCACCGATCCCGAACGCACGGTACGGGTGCGGCTGAAAGGTGAACAGGGCTTTCTGACCATCAAGGGCAGGAACGACGGCATCACTCGCGCCGAGTTCGAATACGAGATCCCGCTTGCCGATGCCGAAGCACTGCTCAAGCTATGCCCACAGTTGCTCGACAAGACCCGTCATCTAGTCGAGCACGCCGGCCACACGTGGGAAGTTGACGAATTCCACGGCGACAACGCCGGGCTGATCGTCGCCGAGATCGAGCTCGGCAGTGTTGACGAAGCCTACGCCCGCCCCGACTGGCTGGGTGCCGAGGTCTCGCACGACCCCCGCTACTTCAACAGCGCGCTTTCCACCCACCCCTATACCCGCTGGTAA